The following proteins are encoded in a genomic region of Nicotiana sylvestris chromosome 4, ASM39365v2, whole genome shotgun sequence:
- the LOC138890370 gene encoding uncharacterized protein, translated as MVVKSQILADFMADFAPTFIFEVEKELLLKTGTPSWVWTLFTDGASNVKGPEFGIILKPPMSSVIRQSIKTSKFTNNEAEYEAMIASLELAKGLGAEVIEAKCDFLLVVNQVNGSFAVQDDRMQRYLNKLQVTLHHFKEWTLYHVPREQNSEADALANLGLSIEEDDIVPGTVVQLSRSVVEEGLAEINSTSLTWD; from the coding sequence ATGGTtgtcaagtctcaaattttggcagacttcatgGCTGATTTCGCGCCTACCTTCATATTTGAAGTAGAAAAGGAACTCTTGCTAAAAACGGGTACGCCATCgtgggtatggacccttttcacagatggtgcctcgaatgtgaaaggacCTGAGTTCGGTATCATTTTAAAACCGCCTATGAGCAGTGTcattaggcaatctatcaaaacttctaaatttactaacaatgaggccgagtatgaggccatgattgcaagtCTCGAACTAGCAAAGGGCCTTGgagcagaggtcatcgaggcAAAGTGTGACTTCCTTTTGGTGGTAAATCAAGTAAACGGGAGCTTCGCGGTTCAAGATgatcgaatgcagaggtacttaAACAAACTTCAGGTGACACTGCATCACTTCAAGGAATGGACACTGTACCATGTGCCTCGAGAACAGAATAGCGAGGCTGATGCACTTGCAAACTTAGGGTTATCgattgaagaagatgatatcgtACCGGGGACTGTTGTCCAACTATCAAGGTCGGTGGTCGAAGAAGGCCTTGCAGAAATTAATTCAACAAGTTTAACGTGGGATTAA